In the genome of Metabacillus litoralis, the window GACCAAGACCTACTTTTGCCCACTGCTCACGAATATGACCAGCATATTCTTCTTTCCATTTCCAAGTTTCTTCAATGAACTTTTCTCTTCCTAAATCATATCTGGACTTTCCTTCTTCTTTTAACTTTGCTTCTACCTTTGCTTGTGTAGCAATCCCAGCGTGGTCCATACCTGGAAGCCATAACACATCAAAGCCTTGCATTCTTTTCATACGCGTTACAATGTCTTGCAATGTTGTATCCCAAGCATGACCTAGGTGCAGCTTTCCTGTTACGTTAGGTGGTGGGATCACAATTGTATAAGGTTGTTTCTTTTCGTCACCAGTTGCCTCAAAGTACTTTCCTTCAAGCCAAAAAGAATAGCGGTTTTTTTCAATTGCATTTGGATCATATTTTGTTGGTAATGAAACTTGTTGTTCATTGTTTTCCATTAGATTTCCTCCTAAGTTTTCTTTTTACATTTTTTATGTACATGTGAAAGATTACTTGGTACCATTTCACATATTTTCCAGTTTTAAAAATAAAAAACTCCTTCCATCCATAAAAGGACGAAAGGAGAATATTTCGCGGTACCACCTTTTTTTATAGACAGTATAAAAATATTTACTAAACAGTCTACACACTCATCAACTTAACGGCTTTCAACCGGCTTCTCCTACTATATTTTTTCAAAGAAGCAACTCCTGGGCGACCTTCCAATGCCTCTACTTAAGAAATCTTCCAGCAATGATTTCTCTCTCTGTAAAGTGATGACGATTGTACTCTTCCCATTCAACGTTTCATCATATGTACTTTTTCTTTAACAACTTATTCTATATTACTAAACAATCCTTTTTTTCGTCAATATTTTCCCCATATTTCTTCCCTTTCATACAGGCACCTATCACAGAATCTTGGCATATTTTACATTAAGTGGTCCTTTGCACGAACAATTCTTTATTTTTAAACACATAATATGAGCTATTTCTGAAATTGTGAGTAGTTTTATAGAAAAGCTTAAACGAGGAGGAGTTGTCATATGAAGAGGCGGTATAGCCCTTACACACTCCCGCCATGGCTTAGACAAATTCGGGCGGTCGGCGTACAGATTATCATTCCTTTAACCATCTTCCAGGGCATTCGAACTGTTTTCTTTCCTACAACATTTGATGTTCTTTTGCTCGGTATTTTAATTGGCTTAGCTATTGCACTCCGTTATGATTGGATTTAACAGTAAAAAAGGAATCGGAATTGTCCGATTCCTTTTCATTTCTAAGATTCAGTTTGTGCCTCTGCTGCTTCTGCTTCCATTTTCTTTCTGTTTTCTATTTCGGAAACCTTCATGACAAAGTACTCAATATTTTTAAATTGCCAATAAGCTCTTACAAGCTGTTTATTTGCTTCTAACTCAGAGCTCTTTTTCCCCTTTTTTGAATAGTTTTTAATGAAACGACATAGTCGCTCTGGATAAGCCAAATAACCAATAAATAAAAGCATTTCCTCTTCTGTAAATGGGTAGTCTTTTTGATAGGAATAAAACCAATTCACAACATCATCACTTTGAATTGGATAAGTTTTCGCCGTTCGATTCAAAAATAATAAAAAATCATCAATTGGACTTGAATATGACGATTTCTCAAAGTTTGATAAATAACCATTTCCATCATCATCATATAAGAAGTGGCGCGCAGATACTTTTCCATGCGTTAACACTACTCTTGAAGACTTTTGATCTGTCATTTTCTCATACCACTCATCAAGCTTTTTACGGGAAAATTCAATAGCTCTTGACACCTCAGTATAGTAAGTAACGGCTTGCAACTCAAATGGAGATAAATAAATCTTTTTCTCACATTCTTCAACAAAGGTTTCAATACGTGCTTTTTCTTCATCCAATTTATTCGTTAGTTTTTCATAATGATTTGTTGCCTCTTGACCATCAAGAGATATTTTCTTTTCTGTTCGTTTGTGAAGGTTTGCTACCTCTTTAAATAGAAGTTGATGACGAGCATCACGTTCTTCTTCTTGTTCATTCACAAGCCATGGCATTAAGTAATAGTACTCCCCATTATATTGAGAAATAAGCTGCTGCTGTTTATTTCTTAAAAGTGGAACATAATTCGAATATTTTTGTTCATTTAAGATTCGAATAGAATCAACAAAATATGGATTAAATTCACTTGATAATTTCTTTAATACATAAGGACCGGTATCTGTATATACCTTAATTGTTTTCTTGGTGATTTCCTCTGTATATTCCGGGTATAAATCGTAATTTTGTAGCAAAAGCCTTAGTTCGCTTAGCTGCATCGACATAGATCCTATCACCTCTACTCCTTAGAAAGAAAATTGAAAAAAACAGCCGAGGAAAAAGATGCCCCATGCTGTTCTTTGTCTTTCAAATAAATAATAGATTTTATTTACTTGTTGAGTATGCAGGGATATAAAGAATTTGTCCTTCATATACATCTTGATCTGCATGAAACTCATTTACACGTAAAATTTGTTGAATGGAAATTTCATATTTCTCACTAATTAGTTCAAGTGTATCTCCTTGTTGAACAATACACATTTTCACTCTGGAGAAATCTTCTTCTTCGTCTCTTGCAAATAAACTTGTTAAGTAATGGGCATCCTTTGTTTCTCCCTCTTCACGACCAACTTCATCTTTCTTTTGTAAATCTTCATCTACATTTGTCGGCTCTTCTTCGGTTTTAGAGAAAAAGGAGTATTGTACTTCTTGAGGTTCAGGAGTTGGTTCTTCTCTTCTTACTTCCACAACAAATGGATCGTAAACCTCTTCTTCAGTTTGTCCTTGCGGCTCAACATTAACTTCTTCATCAACAGCCGGTTCAGGCTCTACAATTTCTTTTTCATATTCAACAGGAGACGCTTCAACCACTTCTTCTTCTACTTCCTCCTCACGCTCTTCAACTACTTCCTGTTCTTTCGTGACAGAGAAGGAAGGTGATAATTTGTCCACGTCTTCTTCATCTAACTTTCTTTCCTCATAGAAAGAAGAAAAAGGTGAAGGTGTAGGCTCTATGCTTGAAACAGGCTCGGGATTATTATGTTCAGCAGTGTTTTGTTCTTCACGGAAAAGAGCTTCAAATGCTTCTTCCTTAGGTTCTTCTGTAGGTCTCTCTTCTTCTTCCACTGTCTCTCCATTCGAAATTCCGCTTATAGATAAATCAGCTATTAATTTTAAGCAAGCATGTTCAGGTAAATCATAATCAAAGGATTCGATCGAAACATACACCTCGTCTAGCTGTTGAATTCGATTTCTAGGAATCGTAATATCAACAGGAAAACGATGATTTAAGACGCTCACACCATCTTCACGTGTATCGACCTCATTTACATAACGTACATTTGCGTATTCGAACGTTTCCTCTTCAGAACTTTCCGTTTCTATTTTATATTCCCCAGTAAGCTGCAGGGCACCACGAATGGAAATGTACTGATCATGTTCATGAATTGCAATATCCGGATCTAAAGAAATAGATAAAAGTTCAGATACTTCCTGTCCTTTTTGAAACCAAACAGATTCTTCTACTGAGAAACGTAGTTGTTGTTGTGACAAAAATATTTCCTCCTTTCAAATAGCCTAGCAAAATAACTATGACATTACAGATGTATGTGTGAAAGAAGGAAATTATGATGATATTTTAAAAAACATAAAAAATCCACCACAACTTGTGATGGATTTAATTTAATCAAAATTATTTTTTCAAATCTGCAAATGCCTTCTTTGCAGCATCTATTGTATGATCAATGTCCGCGTCTGTGTGTGCTGTTGATAGGAATAAGCCTTCAAATTGTGATGGAGGAAGGAATACTCCTTGATTTGCCATGCTTCGATAGTAGCTTGCAAAGAAATCAAGATTTGACGTTTTCGCTTTTTCGTAATTTGTTACATTTTCATTAGTGAAGAAGAAGCCAATCATAGAGCCGGCACGATTGATTGTATGCGGAATTTCATACTCATTAGCAGCAGCTGACAGACCTTCCTCAAGACGATCTGCTTTACGCTTAAATTCCTCATAAGAATCTCTTGTTAACTGTTTTAATGTTTCATATCCCGCTGTCATCGCGAGTGGGTTTCCTGATAAAGTTCCTGCTTGATAAATTGGTCCACTTGGAGCAATTTGCTTCATAATTTCCGCTTTACCACCATAAGCTCCTACAGGTAAACCTCCACCAATTACCTTGCCAAGGCATGTTAAATCAGGTGTAACACCGTAATAGTCTTGAGCACAGCCATAATCTACACGGAACCCTGTCATAACCTCATCAAAGATTAATAAGGCACCATATTGTTCTGTCATTGCTCGTAACCCCTCAAGGAAACCTGGTTGAGGTGGAACAACTCCCATGTTCCCTGCTACAGGTTCTACAATGATCCCTGCAATGTCTTCTCCAAATTGTTCAAATGCATATTGAATGCTTTCTAAATCATTGTATGGAACAGTAATCGTATTTTTCGCAATTCCTTCAGGTACACCAGGACTATCTGGTAATCCTAACGTTGCAACTCCTGATCCTGCTTTAATTAGTAAAGAATCACCATGACCATGGTAGCAGCCCTCAAACTTAATGATTTTATTTCGTCCAGTATAGCCCCTTGCTAATCGTAATGCACTCATCGTTGCTTCTGTCCCTGAGCTTACCATACGGACGATTTCAATCGAAGGTACACGATCTATTACAAGCTTTGCAAGTTCGTTTTCAATCAGGGTAGGAGCACCAAAGCTTGTACCTGACTCAA includes:
- the ysxE gene encoding spore coat protein YsxE — its product is MSMQLSELRLLLQNYDLYPEYTEEITKKTIKVYTDTGPYVLKKLSSEFNPYFVDSIRILNEQKYSNYVPLLRNKQQQLISQYNGEYYYLMPWLVNEQEEERDARHQLLFKEVANLHKRTEKKISLDGQEATNHYEKLTNKLDEEKARIETFVEECEKKIYLSPFELQAVTYYTEVSRAIEFSRKKLDEWYEKMTDQKSSRVVLTHGKVSARHFLYDDDGNGYLSNFEKSSYSSPIDDFLLFLNRTAKTYPIQSDDVVNWFYSYQKDYPFTEEEMLLFIGYLAYPERLCRFIKNYSKKGKKSSELEANKQLVRAYWQFKNIEYFVMKVSEIENRKKMEAEAAEAQTES
- the spoVID gene encoding stage VI sporulation protein D; protein product: MSQQQLRFSVEESVWFQKGQEVSELLSISLDPDIAIHEHDQYISIRGALQLTGEYKIETESSEEETFEYANVRYVNEVDTREDGVSVLNHRFPVDITIPRNRIQQLDEVYVSIESFDYDLPEHACLKLIADLSISGISNGETVEEEERPTEEPKEEAFEALFREEQNTAEHNNPEPVSSIEPTPSPFSSFYEERKLDEEDVDKLSPSFSVTKEQEVVEEREEEVEEEVVEASPVEYEKEIVEPEPAVDEEVNVEPQGQTEEEVYDPFVVEVRREEPTPEPQEVQYSFFSKTEEEPTNVDEDLQKKDEVGREEGETKDAHYLTSLFARDEEEDFSRVKMCIVQQGDTLELISEKYEISIQQILRVNEFHADQDVYEGQILYIPAYSTSK
- the hemL gene encoding glutamate-1-semialdehyde 2,1-aminomutase gives rise to the protein MNSYQKSESAFQEAQSLMPGGVNSPVRAFKSVGMNPIFMERGKGSKIYDIDGNEYIDYVLSWGPLIHGHSNDTVVEAIKKVVESGTSFGAPTLIENELAKLVIDRVPSIEIVRMVSSGTEATMSALRLARGYTGRNKIIKFEGCYHGHGDSLLIKAGSGVATLGLPDSPGVPEGIAKNTITVPYNDLESIQYAFEQFGEDIAGIIVEPVAGNMGVVPPQPGFLEGLRAMTEQYGALLIFDEVMTGFRVDYGCAQDYYGVTPDLTCLGKVIGGGLPVGAYGGKAEIMKQIAPSGPIYQAGTLSGNPLAMTAGYETLKQLTRDSYEEFKRKADRLEEGLSAAANEYEIPHTINRAGSMIGFFFTNENVTNYEKAKTSNLDFFASYYRSMANQGVFLPPSQFEGLFLSTAHTDADIDHTIDAAKKAFADLKK